A single genomic interval of Helianthus annuus cultivar XRQ/B chromosome 6, HanXRQr2.0-SUNRISE, whole genome shotgun sequence harbors:
- the LOC110865018 gene encoding uncharacterized protein LOC110865018 — protein sequence MVAQGACFLFMRDGRVSNLFLKWFTAYIWSGIRFSRHSDRANTGEAASTWNFLNLEPSIFSRLLLNLFISLCRCSRFAEMMMMGRWFQRKRTHEEIVNLEKKH from the exons ATGGTGGCACAAG GTGCTTGCTTCTTATTCATGCGGGATGGAAGAGTGAGCAATCTTTTCCTCAAATGGTTCACAGCATATATATGGAG TGGCATCAGGTTTTCTCGACACTCCGATCGGGCAAATACTGGAGAGGCTGCAAGCACTTGGAATTTTCTGAACCTAGAACCATCCATATTTAGCCGGCTATTGCTGAATTTGTTTATTAGTCTTTGCAGATGCTCACG TTTTGcagagatgatgatgatggggAGATGGTTTCAAAGAAAAAGAACCCATGAAGAGATTGTGAACTTGGAGAAGAAGCATTGA
- the LOC110944536 gene encoding uncharacterized protein LOC110944536 — MKSDWKLYDRLMRIESGLGWDPVKKTINSMSEWWDEKIQADPELAKFKNKNLEMYQEFYEPLFRDCVATGDKTKPPHQLQNEISQSDVQDDIGVMDVEGKADSDEGNLGDDAEKLFPKSNFIKRRKIQDNAHGRSSRGKSTIASSLEVKLDMVIEALSSQSTPNISMCALMEIPNHGKYVNSDSEDENNDSNEEDWLDDEKRL; from the exons ATGAAGAGCGATTGGAAGTTATACGATCGTTTGATGAGAATTGAATCTGGGCTTGGATGGGATCCTGTGAAAAAGACGATAAACTCAATGAGTGAGTGGTGGGATGAAAAAATACAG GCGGACCCagaacttgcaaaattcaagAACAAAAATTTGGAGATGTATCAAGAGTTTTACGAGCCATTGTTTCGAGACTGTGTTGCCACTGGGGATAAGACTAAACCCCCCCATCAATTGCAAAATGAAATTAGTCAAAGTGATGTTCAAGATGATATTGGTGTTATGGATGTAGAAGGGAAGGCAGATAGCGATGAAGGGAATTTAGGTGATGATGCGGAAAAATTATTTCCAAAAAGCAATTTCATCAAGAGGAGGAAAATACAAGACAATGCTCATGGTCGTTCAAGCAGGGGAAAAAGTACAATAGCTTCCTCACTTGAAGTTAAACTTGACATGGTTATTGAAGCACTATCCTCACAAAGCACACCAA ACATTTCTATGTGTGCCTT GATGGAGATACCAAACCATGGTAAATATGTGAATTctgatagtgaagatgagaaCAATGACTCGAATGAGGAAGATTGGTTAGATGATGAGAAACGATTGTAG
- the LOC110863851 gene encoding cell division control protein 2 homolog B-like, with amino-acid sequence MSTGNVLFPGGSELDQLQSIYRVLGTPTEEVWPGVTRRKMWNEDAPKLPPQNLASIVPSLGDEGIDLLAKMLTYDPAKRISAKVVLQHPYFVGLEHGSRGT; translated from the exons ATGTCTACGGGAAACGTCTTGTTTCCAGGTGGAAGTGAGTTGGATCAGCTGCAAAGCATTTATAG GGTGCTTGGTACACCGACAGAAGAGGTGTGGCCTGGGGTTACCAGGCGAAAGATGTGGAATGAAGATGCTCCGAAGTTGCCCCCGCAGAATTTGGCATCGATTGTTCCATCATTGGGAGACGAGGGAATTGATCTTTTAGCG AAAATGCTCACCTATGATCCGGCGAAGCGGATCTCGGCTAAAGTCGTGCTTCAACATCCCTACTTTGTTGGCTTGGAGCATGGCAGTCGTGGAACTTAA
- the LOC110865019 gene encoding uncharacterized protein LOC110865019 has translation MKILKENAGPLTNFEVVDFLRSRGAANDPTRVLAPLAPSEFKVYDYLVSTPACSQTRVSIAEFATKCKPYKLTKSEITNIINIRPSSFVEIDPLIENLESRLGESVEEVVELVVQLFSPPENQSNLMNESKELEDIM, from the coding sequence ATGAAGATACTGAAAGAAAATGCGGGCCCGCTTACAAATTTCGAAGTGGTTGACTTTCTACGTTCTAGAGGGGCTGCAAACGATCCCACACGGGTTCTTGCTCCACTAGCACCTTCAGAGTTCAAGGTTTACGACTACCTGGTGAGCACACCTGCTTGCAGTCAAACAAGGGTGAGCATTGCTGAGTTTGCGACCAAATGTAAACCTTACAAGCTTACAAAGTCTGAAATCACCAACATCATCAACATTAGGCCATCTTCTTTTGTGGAAATTGACCCGCTAATTGAAAATCTTGAATCGCGACTAGGAGAAAGCGTAGAAGAAGTGGTAGAGTTGGTAGTACAACTGTTTTCGCCTCCGGAAAATCAAAGTAATCTGATGAATGAAAGCAAGGAGCTAGAGGACATAATGTAG
- the LOC110863852 gene encoding uncharacterized protein LOC110863852, with the protein MSDENLDTNVVRDAAPRRPRSMEDDESGHSVDLKAMETVQAKSETENDEDDEEEYFEDKPSKGEVMGWCFYELCSYFTHTVLLTIVFPLIISQSFGSQPPQPAAGGLYKNGKGFHCTKKETDLLEALTYARIKVGSMKFSPLEWTSISWFSGLILAAPLLAAVSIHLDHRPNSQLITAAATAIGAVFCLPAGAIKTYWIMPPYVAAIVSSNAVGSAFHNRHLGLMVRGFVGDNIRKLQFPDRQAVSSWLSIYATAAGCLGSAAIASFTYYMLQNSEGFISLWIVSIFSGILWFAGIGHIITATRSNGNESSFNNSQVTASHFISIFKYPHATGSLVGVFLSSFSTMSIFTSGVLYIVGELCVPPKDILFVWLTYFFFPILALPFLHPVQKVIQSDAVKMQIFGFILTTLASGMGYYYRNNNWHFNHVVFLAATQSVASGVLHAFSRILLMDCAPSGKEGVFAAWFSWIRMFGAFGGFVIGSSGVGNINRAFGAAFAAAVVGIVVLIFSNVSSYGGAVAAGHVRKRRETGSPVPVKGSDDRSMEV; encoded by the exons ATGTCCGACGAGAACCTCGATACAAATGTGGTTCGCGATGCTGCCCCACGTAGGCCGAGGTCCATGGAGGACGATGAGAGCGGACACTCGGTGGATTTGAAAGCCATGGAGACCGTGCAAGCAAAGAGCGAAACCGAGAAtgatgaggatgatgaggaggagtACTTTGAAGATAAGCCCTCTAAGGGTGAGGTCATGGGTTGGTGTTTTTATGAATTGTGTTCGTATTTTACGCACACAGTTCTTCTTACAATCGTGTTTCCGCTCATCATAAGTCAGTCTTTCGGTAGCCAGCCACCGCAGCCGGCTGCTGGAGGGTTGTACAAGaatggaaaagggtttcattgcACGAAAAAGGAAACTGATTT GTTGGAAGCATTAACATACGCCAGGATAAAAGTTGGCAGCATGAAGTTCTCACCGCTAGAATGGACTTCAATATCTTGGTTTTCCGGCCTAATCCTCGCCGCACCGCTACTCGCCGCCGTCTCCATCCACCTCGACCACCGCCCCAACTCCCAACTCATAACTGCAGCTGCCACCGCCATTGGAGCCGTCTTCTGCCTCCCCGCTGGCGCCATCAAAACATATTGGATCATGCCACCCTATGTCGCCGCCATCGTCTCCTCCAACGCAGTCGGATCTGCCTTCCATAACCGCCACCTCGGCCTCATGGTCCGCGGCTTTGTTGGCGACAACATCCGAAAACTCCAATTCCCCGACCGACAAGCCGTCTCCAGCTGGCTCTCAATCTACGCCACCGCCGCCGGCTGCCTCGGATCAGCCGCCATTGCATCATTCACTTACTACATGCTCCAAAACTCCGAAGGGTTTATTAGTTTATGGATTGTTTCAATCTTTAGTGGGATTTTATGGTTCGCTGGAATTGGTCACATTATCACTGCCACTCGATCAAACGGAAACGAATCATCATTTAACAACAGTCAAG TTACCGCCAGTCATTTCATTTCAATCTTCAAGTACCCACACGCTACCGGCAGTCTCGTCGGAGTTTTCCTTTCATCCTTCTCAACAATGAGCATATTCACTAGCGGCGTACTCTACATCGTCGGCGAACTTTGTGTCCCGCCAAAAGACATACTATTCGTTTGGCTAACATATTTCTTCTTCCCAATACTCGCTCTCCCGTTTTTACATCCGGTTCAAAAAGTCATCCAATCTGACGCCGTTAAAATGCAAATTTTCGGGTTTATACTGACGACACTAGCTTCGGGAATGGGGTATTACTACCGAAACAATAACTGGCACTTTAATCACGTGGTGTTTCTTGCGGCTACACAAAGTGTAGCTTCGGGTGTTCTTCATGCGTTTAGTAGGATTTTGTTGATGGATTGTGCGCCATCGGGTAAAGAAGGCGTGTTTGCTGCATGGTTCTCGTGGATACGAATGTTTGGTGCGTTTGGAGGGTTTGTTATTGGTTCGAGTGGTGTGGGGAATATTAATCGTGCGTTTGGGGCTGCGTTTGCGGCTGCTGTTGTTGGTATTGTTGTTTTGATCTTTAGTAATGTTAGTAGTTATGGTGGAGCTGTGGCGGCCGGTCATGTGCGTAAGCGGCGTGAAACGGGGTCGCCTGTGCCGGTGAAGGGATCGGATGATCGAAGCATGGAAGTTTAA